In Electrophorus electricus isolate fEleEle1 chromosome 10, fEleEle1.pri, whole genome shotgun sequence, the genomic window aaggagttgttgatgatgacagagatgaaaggaagcagatctcttgtgattgtctggaacagagtggaaggaatcagatccagtggacatgtagtcggattgctggaagtcaggagttgaagaatttcatctgaggagaaaaagaagtcagagagttggatgttggggaatgcacattagttggaggagtgggaacagaagaaaaggactggcagattgctgtaaccttctcctcaaagaaggtgaagCCCATCAGTAAAGATGGGCTACAAACCTATTTTGAAAACCATGTGGTATTCAAGCAGTAAACAAAGtcacttgtttacatttttagaacAGGGGTATCCAAACCTTTTTTTATCTGGGCTTTGGGGATGTGGGGTAATGTTTGTTATGGGCTAAAAACTAATGCAAAAAAGTTAGTGGGTTACAAATGAATTTGACGGCATACTggatattcattattttttccatGATATATCAAAATGATATATTTGAACAATTTTtgcaaaataatatatatatatatatatatatatatatatatatatatatatatatatatatatatatatatatatatatatatatagtatttctACAGGATGCATGACATTGGATACAGATATTCCATTATACCCCCAGGTTTCTGCCAAACCAAATCTGGTGCATAGGCCACACTTTGGACAGACTCGGTTTAGAAGCTATATTTAATTTGTATGAATTGACTATATTTTTCAGGCTCAGTGTATGAGCTGTCAGGGAGTGAGGTGTGCTTGTCTACTGGAGACTTGGTGAAGATCATTGGTGTAGAACTCTTGTCCGTCTGTTGTGATGAGATTGGTGCTAACAGCACATTTGAACTACCATTAAACCACTCAGGTGAGTCTGTAAATAGTAACACAATAGTTCAATTTTTCCACCCATAGGAACTGAATTATcacaaaaaaagccaaaattGATCCATTTATCCAGATTAAAAGGATAATGTATCTGGTAATATTCCACCCTCTTCATCTGCCATCACACTAATTTCGataaagcactttgaatatTATAGAAATTTACCTTGTATCTGGTatacaaaatgtaaagtgtGATATAGAGAGGgtatatattacataatatgTAAAATACTGTGATTTAACATGAAAATTTcatattgactttttttttaatgtaatgaacCCAAGATGAATAACAGCAATAGGCCTGTTTCATAGCAGACTACTGGTGGTACCTATAACAATACATGTTCTCTATTAGTCattctgaaataaataattcctgCTCCTTTCTGAATTTGCACTATTAACACTGCCTTGGTTATTATTAGGTCTGTTCAAACTAGTACCTGAAGGTCTGCCATACAGTTCAATAGAGGAAATGGTAGGTCTGCAGCCTGTTGGTTTGGATGCCTGTGGCTCCTTCACCTTCGTCAGCAGAAACCAGCTGATTATAGACAACTTCACAGTACCAGCAGGAAGTGAGATAACCATTCTGTCAGTGGAGCATTCTGAGGATAAGGAGAGCTACAGTCGCTGTAAGCTGACAGGACAACAGGGAGTCTCAGCAGAGGTGCATATCCCCCTCTCATGCCACGGAGAATTCTACGAGTGTGAGAATGATCATGGCTACTCTCTTCAGGAGATCATGCTCTCAGCGAGACTGCGCAGCCGACGCTTCCGCAACACAAAGTCGAAGAAATGTGGCAGTCCCCTGTTTTTTAGCCCCATCTATCAAATTCAAGGCATCATGCACAGTGAGTATTACCAGTGTGTCTCACTTAATAGCTCTGTTCATTGATGCTCAGTGTGTGGAAACAGCTTCAGTGTTTAATGTATGGTCATTATTGCTGTTTTTTCACAGTGAGGAAGGATATTGTGAAGTTCCCATCTAGTCTAGAAGTGGATGTGATTGATGTGACTGAACAATGTAAAGATTTAACATTTGTAATACCTATATCAATAGCTGAGGTACCTAATCAACCAAAAGAGACCTTTCCTATTATGGCTGAGATCTTGGAGACTCCAGAGACCAGTCGGTTCTTTTGCTCCCATTGGTTCGAACAGCTTCAAAAAGGCAAGAACATTGTGTTGCATAGGTGGGATAAAACACCAATGTTGATAGCTTGCACCCCAAAAGGGAGGAAAGCCCAACGGTACTTCCTGCTTTCCCATGTCTATGGTGGTCAAATGCGGAGAAAAGCAAGAGAGTTTACCTCAGTGTTTGAGCTCTATAGGGCATCCACTCACTTGCCAAGTTTGACAGTGAGTGTGACAAGAAACTGTGAGGCCATTGAGGAGGAAGGAGTGCCTGCTCTCAGTGTTGGTGAGCAACTGGAAGTTCTGAGACTACAGGCAATGGAAGTGCCAGGAAACAAATTAGAAGCTGTATCAAATATGGACTGTCTGATCTGCAGAAGGATCTTGGAAGAGGATGAAAATGATGATGAAGACCTTGAGGATCAAGCACAGGAGGGGGAGATCTGCTTGCCTCTGTTCACTCCAGCCCACTTTGTAGAGAAACTTCCAGACAAGAAAAAGTATTGTTTAGCAGAACTAGGCCAACATTCCCAGTTACCACTGGAAATTAAGGTGGTGAGTCGTGATAGAGTGCTGGAAAAAGACCCGCTGGTGGAGTTACCAGCACTGAGACTGGAAGATGCTATTGAAGAGACTACAGTACTTGCCAGTCTTTCTGAGCACCCAGAGCAGTGCTTTGAATTGCCTATCCGCTGGCTACAAATGTCTCTCTCCTTGATCTCCGACCCCTTGCCCTGGCATAACAGTCAACCCCCTGAATTTTATATAGAGGCTGTTACTGAAATAACAGATCACTTGTACCATGAATATCACAAATTTATGCAGAGAGATGAGGCTCCTCCTCCACGCCCTCCTAAGCGTAAATCGTTAATCccaaaaacagagaaagggcCTAAAGAGGCTATGCCAGTCACTAAAAGCAACACTCTCCCAGCACAACTGGCCACACTGTCTCTTGAGCAGATAAAACCAATCCTCAGAAGACGTagccctcctccaccaccattAGGACCAGACAAAGTAAGCTTTTTCTTATCCTTCATCTTTACATCTACCAGTAGTTGAAATCATATCAAAATGTGTTCTTTTCCTTgagcaagttttatttttaataatttttttgacAAAGATGAAAAAGTTTAAGAAATTATGATAGCATTTTAAGACTATTAACATACCAGTCTAGGGACaagaaaggtaaaaaaaagttactttaattttaaagtgaaaattaggaaaacatcaaaacaaagaaaaaaaatgttccatCACTGCATGTTGCACTTCCTCTCTTTATGCAAATCAGACTGAAAGCTCTCCTCCAGTGGTTCCTAGAAAGTCTATCACAGAGAATCTGAGCAAACCTAATACATATGTGATGACCccacacatgcagaaaaagGAGCAAACAGGTCTGTGAAGCTTGCATAAATTAGAGCTTTATACCTGTTGGttaccttcatttaaaaaatgtgaaaccTTATAATTCTACACAATTTGATGTACTTCTTTTGGataatttctttttctccttccttcttcAAGCAGAAAACATATCTTCAGACAGTGAGCATGACTATGAAACTCTGGAAGATATAATAAATGATGCTCATGACTGTATCATGTTCTATTAAACATATTCAAATGGAAATGGAAGAAGGAAGCCAAGCTGGAACAGTGAAATCCTATTTAATGTACTCAGCAAACTCAGTttgatttaatattaattttattagcCAGCAGCAAAATTAAACCATTGTAATCTCATtagaaaaacacattacatacagaaaaaacatgaatttaaaGGACATGTAGTTTTATATTAACAATGTTTATCAGAATGTTTGTTACTGTGTCATATATTGCTAATAAACTTCAAGAAGTTATTATACCTACATGAACACAGTTGTTATATTGAAACTGATCTGGCTAGTTATTTCCTAACTCTTAGGCCCCGCATTTTCTTCACAAAGTTGTAGTCTATAGTCTATAGTAGGTGTTCTATTAGTCATGATAATGTGTTGGAATAGATTAATGACATATGGTTGAGTAACTGATGAGCAGAGTAAGATGCTAAGATGTCACAACGCTTAATCCTTAAATGACAGATGGTCTTTAGGCTTCTTGGTCCGTTGATCTGAAGTGGTCCTCATCAATAGTAGAGAAAATATGTCCTTCATTGCTAAGAAAGTCCACAACCTGTCTGCAAATACATGGTAAGTGAGACTTCTGCCTAGTCATAAGGGTACTTGAGAGCACTATTAAGAGAACAGCACCTAGGAGACAGAAAGCTGTGTACCATGGATGCCTCCTACTTTTACATGAAAGAGGAGGATACCATAAAAATTGTGTGAGTGAGTACTTTAGCACTGGTGAAAGCAGTTTCTGGTGCTGTATTGCTTGAGGCTCTTCCAGTTCATTAAGTCAAAAAAGTTTAAACCATCAGAAACTGAAACCAAGAAACGTTTACTGTTTTATTCATAGACTCTACCATGCCTCAGCTTTTATGACATCAAGGAAAAAGAGAAGTATTAATTAATGATTAGTAAAAGTTCTCTTTTAGTAATCTTTTCTTCCCCTCAATTAAAATTACATATGTACAAATAGCCTAGTTTTCACTAAGTTCTTAATACATATTAGTAATGATACTCATATACAAGTCACAGTAACACAATTGACAacttttaaaatctgattttaaaaaaaagttaaaatgctGAATAGTGATAatacttttttctctttcaatGTTCATAAACTCTTGAGAGCTAAAAGAGGAAGTCTTAAGGGGAACCCAAACAGCCTCAACttatattttaacttttatcTCCGACCCTTAAAAGATCATCAAATCTAAGCACCAGAAAACACCAGCACCAAAAGGTGTTAGGCTTGAGTCCCACCAATTGGATATAATCACAATGACAATTTTGATAAAATGATGCAAAcaactgtttatttgtttgtataggTGTAAAGGTCTCAGAAGGAACCAACAAAGACAAAAGCTATTTGTACCTGATAACAGTCATGTTCATGCCACTTAGTCTCTGCTTCAGCTCTTGAATGCTGATGCCCTGAGGTTCTGGGCAGCTCTTTATCAGACATAAAACCTACACAGCAGAGACCAGAACAAAATCACATACTATCTGCAATACAACTTCCATTTCTGTTGAGACATTAGTATATACTTAAGCTACATTATGCATGTAGTGTTTGTGAAACCATTCTCTATAGTATCACTTtccaaacatgaaaaaaattcCATTTCACAAGTCTTTTCCATCCAATTATTTATCAtcaaatataatatatgaagTGCATTTATTTCACAGTCAGCCATGATTATGTTTTACCTGGTTTTGATTAGGACTTAATCCATTATTGGCCATAGCACTGGCACCAGAGTAACTCCCACTCATGCCCATGCCACTCATGCCAGGACGGGATATAGGCACTATGCTGCTGTTGattcctccccctcctccacccatctGGGAAAATACCACGGCAAAAAGACAAAGGTCATTATCCCACAGCGTTCTTCCAACCTACTGGTATAACTTCAGTACTGTAGTTCTACAAGCAATGTCACAAAAACACTTCCGTGTTTTACAGATTGGTATCCTTGTTTCACCTGTGTGTTTCACACAGATCATACATGCACAGTTTACAGTTCAGTAGTCATCATTagttttaaacatgttaaagaaagacaaaatcATGCACAGGAAGGAATGTAGGTTTGTCGACTGGGGAGGTGTCTCACCATGGCTTGTGGTTTGCTGAGCAACATGTGAGCCTGCACAACCTCCAACATGTGTGAAGTGATCTCATTCATGTCTTCTAACGGCCGGACACTGAATGCTACCAAAGACCTGTTATTCTAGGAAATAACACACAAAGTTTCAGTACTAAAGCTTTTTGCAGAACCATTAAGATGCAAAATTCCAAACCTTATCAAGACTCATTACAGACTACTTTTTACCTTCTCAGACCATataattttatcattatttGTAAAGGTGGAAAAGGAATTGTACCATGGAAAAGGAAAGCTGAAATGTAATATACACTGGAGAGaataagaaggaaaaaaaggttttgttatTCCTGTTGAAGCAGATTTACAATCTTGGCATCTTTAGATTATTACTTTGACAACAGAATTTCCACACTTGTTCCAGAACATTTTTCTGAACTTCCATACAGATTCCATACAGCTATTGATGTGAGTATTTCATGCTGCGTATTTTTCCAAACTTTCCAGATCTGCACTACAACCATATTCATCCCAGTAAACCTCAACACATTAAAAAGGTACAATAAGATATGAAGCAGTCTACTTAATCTGAAAGCATACATTAAGGTATACTATGCCAACACTTCAAATTGATGTCCTTGAA contains:
- the themis2 gene encoding protein THEMIS2 isoform X2; protein product: MEDIKEALSLQEFTTNLDMSLLPRILQICSGVYFQGSVYELSGSEVCLSTGDLVKIIGVELLSVCCDEIGANSTFELPLNHSGLFKLVPEGLPYSSIEEMVGLQPVGLDACGSFTFVSRNQLIIDNFTVPAGSEITILSVEHSEDKESYSRCKLTGQQGVSAEEIMLSARLRSRRFRNTKSKKCGSPLFFSPIYQIQGIMHMRKDIVKFPSSLEVDVIDVTEQCKDLTFVIPISIAEVPNQPKETFPIMAEILETPETSRFFCSHWFEQLQKGKNIVLHRWDKTPMLIACTPKGRKAQRYFLLSHVYGGQMRRKAREFTSVFELYRASTHLPSLTVSVTRNCEAIEEEGVPALSVGEQLEVLRLQAMEVPGNKLEAVSNMDCLICRRILEEDENDDEDLEDQAQEGEICLPLFTPAHFVEKLPDKKKYCLAELGQHSQLPLEIKVVSRDRVLEKDPLVELPALRLEDAIEETTVLASLSEHPEQCFELPIRWLQMSLSLISDPLPWHNSQPPEFYIEAVTEITDHLYHEYHKFMQRDEAPPPRPPKRKSLIPKTEKGPKEAMPVTKSNTLPAQLATLSLEQIKPILRRRSPPPPPLGPDKTESSPPVVPRKSITENLSKPNTYVMTPHMQKKEQTENISSDSEHDYETLEDIINDAHDCIMFY
- the themis2 gene encoding protein THEMIS2 isoform X1, giving the protein MEDIKEALSLQEFTTNLDMSLLPRILQICSGVYFQGSVYELSGSEVCLSTGDLVKIIGVELLSVCCDEIGANSTFELPLNHSGLFKLVPEGLPYSSIEEMVGLQPVGLDACGSFTFVSRNQLIIDNFTVPAGSEITILSVEHSEDKESYSRCKLTGQQGVSAEVHIPLSCHGEFYECENDHGYSLQEIMLSARLRSRRFRNTKSKKCGSPLFFSPIYQIQGIMHMRKDIVKFPSSLEVDVIDVTEQCKDLTFVIPISIAEVPNQPKETFPIMAEILETPETSRFFCSHWFEQLQKGKNIVLHRWDKTPMLIACTPKGRKAQRYFLLSHVYGGQMRRKAREFTSVFELYRASTHLPSLTVSVTRNCEAIEEEGVPALSVGEQLEVLRLQAMEVPGNKLEAVSNMDCLICRRILEEDENDDEDLEDQAQEGEICLPLFTPAHFVEKLPDKKKYCLAELGQHSQLPLEIKVVSRDRVLEKDPLVELPALRLEDAIEETTVLASLSEHPEQCFELPIRWLQMSLSLISDPLPWHNSQPPEFYIEAVTEITDHLYHEYHKFMQRDEAPPPRPPKRKSLIPKTEKGPKEAMPVTKSNTLPAQLATLSLEQIKPILRRRSPPPPPLGPDKTESSPPVVPRKSITENLSKPNTYVMTPHMQKKEQTENISSDSEHDYETLEDIINDAHDCIMFY
- the rpa2 gene encoding replication protein A 32 kDa subunit, whose protein sequence is MWNQGSYGEASMGGGYTQSPGGFGSPAASQGGDKKGRTRAQQIVPCTVSQLMTATQAEDVFRAGEVEVAQVTIVGIIRSTDKSMTNIQYKVDDMTWAPMDVKQWVDTEDPNVDSSVIHPDTYVKVSGNLRSFQNNRSLVAFSVRPLEDMNEITSHMLEVVQAHMLLSKPQAMMGGGGGGINSSIVPISRPGMSGMGMSGSYSGASAMANNGLSPNQNQVLCLIKSCPEPQGISIQELKQRLSGMNMTVIRQVVDFLSNEGHIFSTIDEDHFRSTDQEA